The window CAGCTTTATCAGTTGAGGGGAAGGGTAGGCCGCTCTGACAAAAAGGCCTATGCCTATCTATTGTATCCTGACGATAAGGCTCTTTCCGAAATTGCTATGAAGAGGCTTCAAGTTATTTCAGACTTTACCGAGCTCGGTTCAGGTTTTAAGATTGCGATGAAGGATATGGAAATAAGAGGAGCCGGAAATCTTTTGGGCAGGGAACAATCTGGAGATATTTATTCCGTAGGCTTTGATTTATATTTGCGTCTTTTGGACGAGGCTGTTCAAAAACTGAAAAACCAAGATTATGAGCCTGTTCAAGAATCCGTTATCGAGCTTGAGTATTCGGGTTTTATTCCCGATTCCTATATTTCAAGCCCCGAAACCAAAATGGAAGTTTATAAAAAAATTGCAGCCGTTAAGGTGCAGGGAGACCTCGACAGGGTTTACTCCGAAATCCTTGACCGCTTCGGTCCTGCACCTTCCGAGGTGGAAAGTCTTTTGGCTCTTTCCGAAATAAAAATTATCTGTAATCATCTTTCGATTGCAAGCCTAAAAGAAAGAAAGGCTGCCGTCCGCATAGAGTTTGCCCGTGTATCAAAAATCTCGGTGGATAAACTTTTGCGTATGATAAAAGAATCCGCAGGCCGTGTAAGCCTTGACCCAAAAGCTCCGAATGTCCTCATCCTCCAAACCGGCAAAATCGGCTTAAAAGAAAAAAGCGAATTCATCCGCGAAAAGCTCGGCAGCTTGATGTAGGGAAATCAACCGCAAGGGCCGCTAATAGCGCAAAGAGATTTATGTGTCTTACCCTTTACCGATTAAAATTTATATGCTATTATATATCTTGTGAATTTTATGTAAACATTTTTGGAGGGAAATATTAATAAAAAAGTAATAAAAGATCTGTGCATTCTTTTTATATTGTATTTTTTTGCGTTTTTTATGCTTTCTTATGCCGGTAAGTTTCTTTTTAAAAATTTTTATAATTACTATTATACCTTATTTGTTAAATATAATGGAATTTTCGGTAGTTTATTATTTTTATTATTTATAATTATTTTCTATTTATTTTATTCAAAAGATTTAAAGATAATATTTACTTATAAAAAATTAAATTTTTCTTTTGTTGTAAAAGGGTTGATTTATCTGTCATCAATCATGATGATATATTATATAATATCCTTTATTTTTGATAATTCTTTTCTTTTTAATTTTTTTAAATATTTTAATGATGTTTTAACGGGTAAAAAAAATATTACTGTATATGATATTTTGATTTTAGAAAAATTGCAAAGACCTCGTTTTGAACCTTTTATGCTTATAGGTACCGTAATCATTGGCCCTATTTTTGAAGAAATATTTTATAGAGGCCTTCTATATAATAAATTAAAAGAAATAAGCAATACCCTTATTGCTGTATTTATTTCTTCAATACTTTTTGCTTTTTTACATATCCCCGGTTACGGATTTAATATAAAAATGTTTTCTCTTGTGCTTGACGGTATTTTATTGACTTATTGTTATGAAAAAACCGATAATATTTATGTTCCTATTCTTGTTCATTCAATTAATAATTTTTTTATATTTTTATTTAAATATGTATATTTTTATTTTTTAATAGTTATTTATTTTATAATTTTTATTGCCGGTATAATAATGGCTATACAAGAAATAAAAATATACCTAAAAAAGAGAAAGATTTTTAATGAAGTACAAACCGATACTTTAGCCGAGACTGAAAACTAAGCATATTTAGATGTTGAAAATATTCGAATTTATTAAAAATAATTGACATTTTATAAATTATTGAAATTTATGAAGCTTACCCTTTACAGATTAAAATTTATATGCTATTATATATCTTGTGAAATTTTATGTAAACTTTTTTGGAGGAAAATATGAAAAACTTACAAAAGAAAATCTATTTATTCGGAATAGCGGCAATATGTGTGTTTTTATTTATTTCTTGTTTTTCGGATAATACAAAACAGGAATTTCCGAAAGAGGCTAAGGCTTGTGCTGATTATGTTCTACAAAACTATATGACACCCGAATCCTATGTTATAGAAAAATTTAAAGATCATGATGCCGTTATTTTAGGCGAAAACCATAGAATAAAACATGATCCGCTTCTTGTACAAAGGCTAATTCCCTTGTTGTATGAAAACGGAATTTACACTGTAGCAATTGAATTTGCCTTATATGAAGATCAGCCTCTTATCGATGCTCTTGTTACTGCATCGGAATATGATGAAAAGCTGGCTCAAAAGATAAATTTAAATGCATTCTTGAGTATAGGTCTTGGAGGTTATCATGAATACTGCGATATTTTTAAAGCGGCATGGAAATTAAATGCCTCACTTCCTCCCGATTCAAAAAAAATGCGCATACTCGGAATAAACGATGTTCTCGATTGGTCTCTTCAAAAAACGAAAGCAGATAGAAATAATCCTGAAATACGTAAAAAAATTTTCCGTAATTTTTCTGAAAAAAATTGGGCGTATAGAGTAAAAACCGAAGTGCTCGATAGGGGAGAAAAGGTGCTTTGCTATTGCGGTATGCATCATGCTTTTTCCAAATACCGCCAACCTATTGCAGATGAAAGTCTAGGAGCTTTTATCCGTTTTGGCGATATTCGATTTGGAAACTATCTATATGAAAAAATTAAAGATAAGGTATTTACTATTTCGCTGCATTATCCGTGGGTGTCTGCACAAGGCTATAAAGCTCCTAGTGTTTTACCGGTTGACGGTATAATTGACTATGCTATGGCACTCCTTCCTAAAGAAAACCGTCACTTCGGTGTAGATACGGCTTCTTCTCCTTTCGGTTTACTGACATCGCAAACAAGTTATTATAAATATGGTTATGAGCCTTTTATGTTAAAGGATTTTTGTGACGGTTATATTTGTCAAGGCCCTTTTACCGAATATGAAGGAGTAACACCGATCAAAGATTTTATTAACGAGGATAATATTGAATATGCAAAAGAACATTTATGGTATCCGATTAACCAATGGCCCATTCAAGAAATTAATGAAGGTAACGCTTCCGATGCACAAATAAAGCGGCATCATCTTAAAAGTATTATTGAAGCAGTAAAGGACTTGTATAAATAAGAACATATCAAAACAATCTCTACACCCTAATCCCTAGCTCATCTATCTCCAAGCCGGATTTTTGTTCAAAGTATTTTTTTAGTTCGATATGTTTGTTCCATTTGTCTTGGGGATAATAACCGTGGCGTTTTTTTACATCGCCCATTCTCTCTTCGATTTTTGCAGAGCCTTGAGGGAGAGCAATGCTGTCGCATAGCTGAATGAGCCTGTCGTAATCGTCATATTCGTATTCGTCGATAAGCTTTTTTATTTTTTTATACGCTTCAGGGCTGACATCGTTTTTGCCGATGTAGGTTTCTATTTTTTTTATAGAAAAAGAATGAGTTATACATACTCGGGCAGCCTCATCATAGCCTAATTTCATAAGATACTCATAACCGTCTATTACATGGGCAAGGGCTGTTACGCCTTCCCTCCGTCCTATATCGTGAAGAAGTCCCAAGATATAGGCCTTGACAGGATCTAAGTCCTTACAGGCTGAGGCAATTTTTTGTGCACACTTGGCTGCAACAATGGAGTGTTCTCTCCAAGGGCCGGGATTTTTTAAATAAGCTTCTTCAAGTAATCTTTCAGCTTCTTCTTTAGAAGGTAACATTTTTTATCCTTAAAATAAAACCGCCTTGTGCTCAAGCCCTAGCTTTTTATAGAACTTGTAAGCTCGGCACATTAAGGCGGCTTTATAAGATTTTAAGCGTTTACTTTCCCGAAATTGTAATGCCTGTAGAATGCATCCACGGAACTATTGCGTTTCCGTAGTCGACTTTTTCTTTTGAAACGGAAATTATATCGCTGAACATCTTTACGATGTTTCCTGCTATCATCGTTTCGGAAAGAGGTTTTGTAATTTCGCCGTTTTCGATGAGGTAGGAATTTTTTGCAACGCCCGAAAAGTCTCCGTTTGCGGCAGGGTTTCCGCCTGAAAAACGGCCGAGTAAAATTCCTTTTTTGACATTCTTAATCATATCAGCCTTTGCCGTATTTCCGCTTTCTATTATTAAGCCTTCTCCTCCCGAAACGCAGCGGGGAAGGCCTGTTTTTTTGGAACCGTAAAGGCTCAAAACAAAGTCTTTTAAAACGCCCTTTTCAATAAGTGTTTTGTTTTCGGTTTTAAAGCCGTCTCCGGTGTAAAGGCTTTCAAGTTCAGTGCCCGCCGGTCTTCGAGGAAACGAATGGAGGGTAAATAAATCCGATAGTACTTTTTGATTTAATTTATCCTTCCAAATAGAAGTGCCTGTAATTAGGGGCATGTTGCTCATAAAAAGCCCTATCATCGTACCTGCAAAATCTATCATACTCATAGGAGTTATGACTATATCCCCTTTAAAGGAACCTGAAAGAGGGGCGGTAACCGTTTGACCGCAGTTTTCCCTCATTATCTCATCGAGGTTTCCCCAGTCCTTTAAGGGCTTATCCAAGTTAAGGTGAGCGGCTCCGCTATAGTTAAAGCTGCTCGTACCCTTGTCGTCTTTTGCAAAAAACATTGCCGTAAAATTGTATATGCCTGAGCTTTGTGTAAAGCGCACTCCGTTTGAGTTTGCAAGGATTTGCTCGCTTCTTGTAAAGTCTAAAACACATTGATTTAATTGTAAGGTAGGGTAGGCCGATTTTGTATAATCCAAAAATTCTTTCAGCCTCTCATACATTTTTTCGTTATTGGGTTCCGTATCGCCGTAGGAAAGAGTTTCTCCCTTTTGCATAGGCGCAATATCGTTTCCATCATCCTTTTCGGAAGATCGTGAAAGGGCAACAACTTTTGCAGCCTCTTCTTTTAAGGTTTTTTCGCTTAAATCATTTCCCGAAATATGCCCCTTCTTGGTTTCTACAAGAGAGGTCATTGCAACTGAGATATCGGTGGTACTCCTATAAAGGCTTAAACGGCCTGCATCAATATTCATTTCGCTTTTTACGCTTTTTGAAACCCTTGTTGTTGCCTTATCGGCTCCCTCTTTTTTAAGGGCATCCAAGATAAATTCCGCATGTTTTATTCCGTCAAATCCGCTCATTATTCCCGTCCTCCTACTCCGATTTTACACTTGATTGCAGGTCCGCCCATTCCTACATTGATGAGCTGCTTTTTTCCGCACATGCCGGCATTGCTCCAACTCATATCGTCGCTTACCATTGTTACGGTTTTAAGCATGTCGAAGGCTACTCCCGCTATAGTGCAGTCCTTTACGGCCCTGCCGATTTTTCCGTTTTTAATTTCATAACCGAGCACTACACCGAACATAAATTCGCTTGTAGAGTCGGCCTGCCCGTTCGATGAGCGTACAAAATAGTAGCCGTCATCAATGCTCGCTATCATGTCCTTTAGCTTATCCTTTCCGGGGAGAATTGCGGTGTTCCGCATACGCACCAAAGGCTCATCCGAAAATTCGTTTGCACGGGCGTTTCCTGTCGGGTCTACCTTAAAGATGGCTGCCGACTGTTTGTTATGCATATAGGATCGTAAGATTCCGTCCTTTATTATAACGGCATCCTTTGCAGCAACTCCCTCATCGTCTATCCAGATAGGAACGGGGCATATTTTGCCGTTACACTCGTAGGCAAAGTCTACGAGAGTTACCAATGGAGTCGCAACTTCCTTATTCATAAAG of the Treponema denticola ATCC 35405 genome contains:
- a CDS encoding TldD/PmbA family protein, with amino-acid sequence MSGFDGIKHAEFILDALKKEGADKATTRVSKSVKSEMNIDAGRLSLYRSTTDISVAMTSLVETKKGHISGNDLSEKTLKEEAAKVVALSRSSEKDDGNDIAPMQKGETLSYGDTEPNNEKMYERLKEFLDYTKSAYPTLQLNQCVLDFTRSEQILANSNGVRFTQSSGIYNFTAMFFAKDDKGTSSFNYSGAAHLNLDKPLKDWGNLDEIMRENCGQTVTAPLSGSFKGDIVITPMSMIDFAGTMIGLFMSNMPLITGTSIWKDKLNQKVLSDLFTLHSFPRRPAGTELESLYTGDGFKTENKTLIEKGVLKDFVLSLYGSKKTGLPRCVSGGEGLIIESGNTAKADMIKNVKKGILLGRFSGGNPAANGDFSGVAKNSYLIENGEITKPLSETMIAGNIVKMFSDIISVSKEKVDYGNAIVPWMHSTGITISGK
- a CDS encoding HDOD domain-containing protein, translated to MLPSKEEAERLLEEAYLKNPGPWREHSIVAAKCAQKIASACKDLDPVKAYILGLLHDIGRREGVTALAHVIDGYEYLMKLGYDEAARVCITHSFSIKKIETYIGKNDVSPEAYKKIKKLIDEYEYDDYDRLIQLCDSIALPQGSAKIEERMGDVKKRHGYYPQDKWNKHIELKKYFEQKSGLEIDELGIRV
- a CDS encoding CPBP family intramembrane glutamic endopeptidase is translated as MNKKVIKDLCILFILYFFAFFMLSYAGKFLFKNFYNYYYTLFVKYNGIFGSLLFLLFIIIFYLFYSKDLKIIFTYKKLNFSFVVKGLIYLSSIMMIYYIISFIFDNSFLFNFFKYFNDVLTGKKNITVYDILILEKLQRPRFEPFMLIGTVIIGPIFEEIFYRGLLYNKLKEISNTLIAVFISSILFAFLHIPGYGFNIKMFSLVLDGILLTYCYEKTDNIYVPILVHSINNFFIFLFKYVYFYFLIVIYFIIFIAGIIMAIQEIKIYLKKRKIFNEVQTDTLAETEN